The Thermosulfurimonas sp. F29 genome includes a window with the following:
- a CDS encoding ATPase, T2SS/T4P/T4SS family has translation MLDRELRNYIENRLKEAELYAKQGLVDEALQVYRELRNLVSEEENGLKQEIQKRIFELEAFKGVVSEEITGEESPFEERLKKAFILKDGAFYQQAIKILEELLEEKPALEVYRALAECLEAIGHFEKAASILKKALKEVSFTPEIKNDLLNLKKKLAENLEKAYEFDEALFIYQSLIKEIPEEKEAFREKIEFLKAIVSSCGRLKFLLKKKVVTPSVCKEAAEIARETGESVEQVLIEKFQIPKSEIGEALSRFYNCPFWEFSGEPPETKPRALEGVKESFLRQLVVAPLETDEGKILLVTDNPFNLDKIEQAKKILELRDFEIAVGIREDILKLLDFYYGKFQGIEVPSISELEVVPEEEETSEEEEALPEDQESVVVQLANYILEEAYNRGASDIHIESLTGRRGAQIRFRIDGECIPFQTVPYSMKRPLVSRYKIMAGLDIAEKRLPQDGKIKFRTRTGKVFEVRVATIPTIENNEDVVMRILGGVQARTLEEIGLRPEVLEQFKKLLEMPYGLILVVGPTGSGKTTTLHAALHYINRPSKKIWTAEDPVEIVQEGLRQVQVKPKIGLTFARVLRAFLRADPDVIMIGETRDEETAHTLIEASLTGHLVFSTLHTNSAPETVTRLLGMGIDPYNFADALLGVLAQRLAKRLCPDCKEPYEPTEKDIEELIFEYGKHPLKTLTEEDIRRATLYRPVGCGRCNHTGYRGRVALHELLVPNDEVRELIVKAAPVHEIRDAAMRNGMFTLKQDGILKVLSGETDLKQVRAVCVR, from the coding sequence ATGCTGGACAGGGAACTCAGGAATTACATAGAAAACCGTCTCAAGGAAGCCGAACTTTACGCCAAACAGGGCCTGGTGGACGAGGCCCTTCAGGTCTACAGGGAACTGCGCAACCTGGTCTCCGAGGAGGAGAACGGCCTGAAGCAGGAGATCCAGAAACGCATCTTCGAGCTCGAGGCCTTCAAGGGGGTGGTCTCGGAGGAAATCACGGGGGAGGAATCCCCCTTTGAGGAACGCCTGAAAAAAGCCTTCATCTTGAAGGATGGTGCCTTCTATCAGCAGGCCATAAAGATCCTGGAGGAACTCCTCGAAGAAAAACCCGCCCTCGAGGTGTATCGAGCGCTGGCGGAATGCCTAGAGGCCATAGGACATTTCGAAAAGGCCGCCAGTATTCTCAAAAAGGCCCTGAAAGAAGTCTCTTTTACACCGGAAATAAAAAATGATCTCCTAAATCTAAAGAAAAAATTGGCCGAAAACCTGGAAAAGGCTTACGAATTCGATGAAGCTCTTTTTATTTATCAGTCCCTTATCAAGGAAATTCCGGAAGAGAAAGAGGCCTTTCGGGAAAAAATAGAATTCCTGAAAGCCATCGTATCCTCCTGTGGGAGATTAAAGTTCCTCCTAAAGAAAAAGGTGGTAACCCCCTCCGTATGTAAAGAAGCTGCCGAAATCGCCAGAGAAACCGGCGAGAGTGTGGAACAGGTTCTTATAGAAAAATTTCAGATACCCAAGAGTGAAATCGGGGAGGCTCTGTCCCGGTTTTACAATTGCCCATTTTGGGAATTTTCCGGAGAACCTCCAGAGACCAAACCCCGGGCCCTTGAAGGGGTAAAGGAATCCTTTTTGCGTCAGCTGGTGGTGGCCCCCCTGGAAACCGACGAGGGAAAAATCCTTCTGGTTACCGACAATCCCTTCAATCTGGACAAAATAGAACAGGCCAAAAAGATCCTGGAACTGCGGGACTTTGAGATTGCCGTCGGCATCAGGGAAGACATTCTCAAGCTTTTAGACTTTTACTACGGAAAATTTCAGGGTATCGAGGTCCCCTCCATCTCCGAGCTGGAAGTTGTACCCGAGGAGGAAGAGACCTCCGAGGAAGAGGAGGCCCTTCCCGAGGATCAGGAAAGTGTGGTGGTTCAGCTGGCCAATTACATCCTGGAGGAGGCTTACAACCGGGGGGCCTCGGACATCCACATTGAGAGTCTTACCGGACGCCGCGGGGCGCAGATCCGGTTCCGCATAGACGGGGAGTGCATTCCCTTCCAGACCGTGCCCTATTCTATGAAGCGTCCCCTGGTCTCCCGGTACAAAATCATGGCCGGTCTGGACATCGCCGAAAAGCGCCTCCCCCAGGACGGAAAGATCAAGTTCCGCACCCGCACCGGCAAGGTCTTCGAGGTCCGGGTGGCCACCATTCCCACCATAGAAAACAACGAGGATGTGGTGATGCGGATCCTGGGAGGGGTCCAGGCCCGGACCCTGGAGGAGATCGGGCTGCGCCCGGAGGTGCTCGAACAGTTCAAAAAGTTACTGGAGATGCCCTACGGATTGATCCTGGTGGTGGGGCCCACGGGCTCCGGTAAGACCACCACCCTGCACGCCGCCCTGCACTACATCAACCGCCCCAGCAAAAAGATCTGGACCGCCGAGGACCCCGTGGAAATCGTGCAGGAGGGACTGCGTCAGGTCCAGGTCAAACCGAAGATCGGTCTAACCTTTGCCCGGGTCCTCCGGGCCTTCCTCCGGGCGGACCCGGATGTGATCATGATCGGCGAGACCCGGGACGAGGAAACCGCTCATACCCTCATAGAGGCCTCCCTCACCGGGCACCTGGTCTTCTCCACCCTCCATACCAACAGTGCCCCGGAAACCGTAACCCGGCTTCTGGGCATGGGCATAGATCCCTACAACTTCGCCGACGCCCTGCTGGGGGTGCTGGCCCAGCGACTGGCCAAACGACTGTGTCCGGACTGCAAGGAGCCCTACGAACCCACCGAAAAGGACATTGAGGAACTCATCTTCGAGTACGGGAAACATCCCCTGAAAACTCTAACCGAGGAAGACATACGCCGGGCCACCCTTTATCGACCCGTGGGCTGTGGTCGTTGCAACCACACCGGATACCGGGGACGGGTGGCCCTCCACGAACTGCTGGTCCCCAACGACGAGGTTCGGGAACTCATCGTCAAGGCCGCCCCGGTGCACGAGATCCGGGATGCGGCCATGCGCAACGGAATGTTTACCCTCAAGCAGGACGGAATCCTGAAGGTGCTTTCCGGGGAGACGGATCTCAAACAGGTACGGGCGGTCTGCGTGCGCTGA
- a CDS encoding ATP/GTP-binding protein, translating to MALIDLKKKEIYCKIVYYGPGRSGKTTNLLYIYNALPEKFKGKLLTIETKGERTLFFDLLPLSLGKIKDLDIRLQLYTVPGQAIYKPARKIVLKGADGIVFVADSLRIRREKNKESLEDLREHLLEWNMDIREVPLVFQYNKRDLAKMGIPILSVEELQRDLNNHLQAPYFEAVAPKGIGVFETLKAISKMSVRYIAQKYLK from the coding sequence ATGGCCCTAATAGACCTGAAGAAGAAAGAGATATACTGCAAAATCGTCTATTACGGTCCCGGACGGTCCGGAAAGACCACCAATCTTTTGTATATTTACAATGCGCTTCCGGAAAAATTCAAGGGGAAATTGCTCACCATTGAAACCAAAGGGGAAAGGACTCTTTTTTTCGACCTGCTCCCCCTGAGCCTGGGTAAAATAAAGGATCTGGACATACGACTTCAGCTCTATACCGTTCCCGGACAGGCCATCTATAAACCGGCCCGCAAGATCGTACTCAAGGGTGCTGACGGAATCGTCTTTGTGGCGGATTCTTTACGCATCCGTCGGGAAAAAAACAAGGAAAGTCTGGAGGACCTCCGGGAACATCTTCTGGAATGGAACATGGATATCCGGGAAGTTCCTCTGGTGTTTCAATACAATAAAAGAGATCTTGCCAAAATGGGCATCCCCATTCTTTCGGTGGAAGAACTGCAGAGGGATCTAAACAACCACCTTCAGGCTCCGTATTTTGAGGCCGTAGCCCCCAAGGGAATCGGAGTTTTTGAAACTCTGAAGGCTATAAGTAAAATGAGCGTTAGATATATAGCTCAAAAATATTTAAAGTAG
- a CDS encoding DUF4340 domain-containing protein — protein sequence MSPRNLVFLLGLLVILTVMYLVVQRAERPEGMREALLTRLGHRDWKDADEIRAWLGNSTRKLVIRFSGGRWEVWGPSRRENFPHPAREALVERLLSDLSSLSGEERASGKDYEARFDLTPESALHIAGFRQGRELFHLLVGKRGPYWESCFVRLHGREEIYLIPENLLARFEIWSDKPAAPSIDPWVDKTVLSLDPGNLRKMAFFWRGSPLFLLKREKKGWTLEAGGKKRVLSGEEVTRRLRRIFPLLAEEVVSPQKFGTEEGILEVETETRPWRLLFSRGGREFYYVKKGSYVYRVRAEVVRKLKRLF from the coding sequence GTGAGTCCCCGTAACCTGGTCTTTTTGCTCGGTCTCCTGGTCATTCTCACGGTGATGTACCTGGTGGTTCAGCGGGCCGAGCGTCCCGAAGGGATGAGAGAGGCCCTCCTCACGCGTCTGGGGCATCGGGACTGGAAGGATGCGGACGAGATACGGGCCTGGCTGGGCAACTCCACGCGGAAACTGGTTATCAGATTTTCCGGAGGCCGGTGGGAGGTATGGGGACCCTCCCGAAGGGAGAACTTCCCTCACCCGGCCAGGGAGGCCCTGGTCGAGAGGCTTCTTTCCGATCTTTCCTCCCTTTCCGGAGAGGAGAGGGCCAGCGGAAAGGATTACGAGGCCCGATTTGATCTCACCCCGGAAAGCGCCCTGCACATAGCCGGATTCCGGCAGGGCCGGGAACTCTTCCATCTGCTGGTGGGGAAGAGGGGGCCTTACTGGGAGAGCTGTTTCGTGCGTCTCCACGGGCGGGAAGAAATCTACCTGATCCCGGAGAACCTCCTTGCCCGCTTCGAGATCTGGTCCGACAAACCCGCTGCTCCGTCGATAGACCCCTGGGTGGATAAAACGGTCCTCAGCCTCGATCCCGGGAACCTGCGAAAGATGGCCTTTTTCTGGAGGGGTAGCCCCCTTTTTCTTCTAAAAAGGGAAAAGAAGGGCTGGACCCTTGAGGCCGGAGGCAAAAAGCGCGTCCTTTCCGGGGAGGAGGTAACCAGGCGTCTTCGGAGGATTTTTCCCCTTCTCGCGGAGGAGGTGGTTTCTCCGCAGAAATTCGGAACCGAGGAGGGGATCCTTGAGGTGGAGACGGAGACCCGGCCCTGGAGACTCCTTTTCTCCCGGGGGGGAAGGGAATTTTACTATGTAAAAAAGGGAAGTTATGTTTACCGGGTCAGGGCCGAGGTGGTGCGAAAGCTCAAAAGACTTTTCTGA
- a CDS encoding response regulator, producing the protein MVSGLKGQIEGLSPEALIQAVALSGQSGVLTVSFRQREGRIYFRQGKVVGAETPERQGKEAFFEILSWQDGEVSFVPKEILSTGELGSVEALLMEAATHQSEKGKGDALSVLLVEDSPLAARTLSEIIESSPNLHLLEVLSNGEEALWAAAEYNPDVILLDLNLPGLTGSKAFKYLMIQHPAPIVLTSSRCGPEGLSLLLLGATAFCKKSSRQAEHLAQLLEKAARVRVNRLRRYRLPVREKPGRESSSRPGNFTVILSGIGGFGEALEFLGQKTWVPEEAVIWVVDGCPELAEDLAEVLRERLPWETVYVKATTIVRGGTLYISSGIPAFKKGPVLEPNGDPERFWNAMEGCVETVVFSGVKSVDVKGVCPGKIWIRDPESSPAPDLPGSFKKLAEDSLKLEDLIRLG; encoded by the coding sequence ATGGTCTCCGGGCTGAAGGGGCAGATTGAGGGGCTCAGCCCTGAAGCCTTGATTCAGGCCGTGGCTCTTTCGGGCCAGAGCGGGGTTCTGACCGTATCTTTCCGCCAGCGCGAAGGAAGGATTTATTTCCGCCAGGGAAAAGTGGTGGGAGCCGAAACCCCCGAACGGCAAGGAAAGGAGGCCTTTTTCGAGATTCTGAGCTGGCAGGATGGAGAGGTCTCTTTTGTTCCTAAAGAGATTCTGTCCACTGGTGAACTGGGGAGTGTGGAGGCTCTTCTCATGGAAGCGGCCACTCATCAAAGCGAAAAGGGGAAGGGAGACGCTCTCTCTGTACTTCTCGTGGAAGACTCGCCCCTTGCGGCCCGGACTCTTTCGGAAATTATAGAATCTTCACCGAATCTACACCTTCTTGAGGTGCTTTCCAATGGTGAGGAAGCCCTCTGGGCTGCGGCGGAATACAATCCGGATGTTATCCTTCTGGATCTCAACCTTCCCGGGCTCACCGGGTCGAAAGCCTTCAAATATCTAATGATACAGCATCCCGCTCCGATAGTGCTCACCAGTTCTCGATGTGGCCCGGAGGGTCTTTCCCTTCTTCTCCTGGGAGCCACGGCTTTCTGTAAAAAGAGCTCCCGGCAGGCCGAGCATCTGGCTCAATTACTTGAGAAAGCGGCTCGTGTTAGGGTGAATAGGTTAAGGCGTTACAGGTTGCCTGTGAGGGAAAAACCCGGACGGGAGAGCTCGTCCCGTCCCGGAAACTTCACTGTAATTCTTTCCGGGATCGGGGGATTCGGGGAGGCTCTGGAATTTCTGGGACAAAAGACCTGGGTCCCCGAGGAGGCAGTCATCTGGGTGGTGGACGGATGCCCAGAGCTTGCGGAGGATCTGGCCGAGGTATTGCGGGAGAGGCTACCCTGGGAGACGGTTTATGTTAAGGCTACGACTATTGTACGGGGAGGAACTTTATACATTTCTTCCGGGATACCAGCCTTTAAGAAGGGTCCGGTCCTTGAACCGAACGGAGATCCCGAAAGGTTCTGGAACGCAATGGAGGGTTGCGTGGAGACGGTGGTATTTTCTGGAGTCAAGTCGGTGGATGTAAAGGGTGTATGCCCGGGGAAGATATGGATACGGGATCCGGAAAGTTCTCCGGCTCCAGACCTTCCCGGGTCTTTTAAAAAACTGGCAGAAGATTCCCTGAAATTAGAGGATCTGATCAGGCTGGGTTAG
- a CDS encoding response regulator, with the protein MKKVLIIDDSPLICRLLEKAILSFPGFIPVGKAANGVEALNLIEKVDPDLCTLDVNMPAMDGLSLLKKLMVRKPMPVLMVSALTKEGSRIAFESLRYGALDFLPKPGGLWERGGEFEKIFCEKLKRVASVELENIRLIPRGSLCKRSLLTAAPARSLIVGLGKEGSYTLILRLIQYLEEIRTAQLWCLGLPERLIEAFAEYLSEGLDLPVKMLEEGESLREGFIYLMGTEHWWRFFETGGGELQAEKVPIPPGVTGEDLFDALLLELSTLLGPGIMALVGSGRFEKGKVGLAEIRNMGGEVLVIHRRHCLYPEAPIYFAEGGGYPELPLEKVAKLLSFWPGRRGKDGLRAEGAD; encoded by the coding sequence GTGAAGAAGGTCCTGATAATTGATGATTCGCCGCTCATCTGCAGGCTTCTGGAAAAGGCCATTCTTTCTTTTCCGGGGTTTATTCCGGTGGGTAAGGCCGCCAACGGGGTGGAGGCGTTGAATCTCATAGAAAAAGTTGATCCCGATCTCTGTACCCTGGATGTAAACATGCCGGCCATGGACGGTCTCAGTTTACTCAAGAAACTGATGGTAAGAAAGCCCATGCCTGTCTTGATGGTGAGTGCCTTGACCAAAGAGGGTTCCAGGATAGCCTTTGAATCTCTTCGTTACGGGGCGCTGGATTTTCTTCCCAAACCTGGAGGCCTCTGGGAAAGGGGTGGAGAGTTTGAAAAAATTTTTTGCGAAAAGTTGAAGAGGGTGGCCTCGGTGGAGCTGGAAAATATTCGGCTGATACCCCGAGGGAGTCTCTGTAAAAGGTCCCTGCTCACCGCGGCTCCCGCCCGTAGCTTGATTGTAGGGCTGGGGAAAGAGGGGAGTTATACCCTTATTTTACGCCTTATTCAGTATCTCGAAGAAATCCGAACGGCTCAGCTCTGGTGCCTGGGACTTCCGGAAAGGCTGATCGAGGCCTTTGCCGAATACCTTTCTGAGGGACTCGATCTGCCGGTGAAAATGCTTGAAGAGGGAGAATCCCTCAGAGAGGGGTTTATTTATCTGATGGGGACGGAGCACTGGTGGCGTTTTTTTGAGACCGGCGGAGGCGAACTTCAGGCGGAAAAGGTACCCATCCCTCCTGGGGTTACGGGAGAGGATCTTTTCGATGCTTTATTGCTGGAGCTTTCCACGCTTCTCGGTCCCGGAATTATGGCGTTGGTGGGTTCGGGAAGATTTGAAAAGGGTAAGGTAGGGCTGGCGGAGATTCGGAATATGGGCGGAGAAGTTTTGGTGATCCATCGGCGTCACTGTCTTTATCCGGAGGCCCCTATTTATTTTGCCGAGGGGGGAGGTTATCCCGAACTTCCCCTGGAGAAGGTGGCCAAGCTTCTTTCATTTTGGCCGGGAAGGAGGGGAAAAGATGGTCTCCGGGCTGAAGGGGCAGATTGA
- a CDS encoding roadblock/LC7 domain-containing protein produces MSVLILTPEKVSKLERLLQDYLISIGVNLALLIDEAGNILVSVGQNEDVDVTSLAALAAANFGATNQIARLLGEDDFSILYHKGKKDNIHLSKIGKDIILVTVFTDEVPLGLVRLKASQVAKEIQVL; encoded by the coding sequence ATGAGTGTCCTCATCCTTACCCCCGAAAAGGTATCCAAACTGGAACGCCTCCTTCAGGATTATCTCATCTCCATAGGGGTTAATCTGGCCCTCCTCATAGATGAAGCCGGAAACATCCTGGTGTCTGTGGGGCAGAATGAGGATGTGGATGTCACCTCTCTCGCCGCTCTGGCTGCCGCCAATTTCGGAGCCACCAATCAGATTGCCAGGCTCTTAGGAGAAGACGATTTTTCCATTCTCTATCACAAGGGTAAAAAAGATAATATCCACCTGAGCAAGATCGGTAAAGACATTATCCTGGTCACGGTGTTTACCGATGAGGTTCCCCTGGGTCTGGTTCGCCTCAAAGCCAGTCAGGTAGCCAAAGAAATTCAAGTGCTCTGA
- a CDS encoding chemotaxis protein CheA, translated as MEEFLKEYLAEASQYIQELEHLFLELDKNPVETEIQREALRAAHNLKGISAYMGYETIASLAHDMESVLEKEGISARDREELFVKLDQVKALLRRLHEEGSLPEPSNAMPEERIDRLKASLEELRKEDEDLYQAFMELAEEKVNLLSAMLSEEDPEPSRVPAILEHIERIKNSARYLNLEEMVSFLEEFEKELSAIGEGREARWRPYWEALSALFPRGGSSPELEEFLSELSQEIEVLSSREKEAGPGEETVSGPSEVEEESAKKELVVSEGIPQPRPDTLPRREKVEEGLPEISLRVDADRMERLSSMVGELRALGYRLQDIASGLRGYLPREWRVKLEEALLHLSVLTRTMDEEIQGIRLVPVGTLAVRVERLFRDLVRATGKEAELIFEGHDIRVDRILLQEIWPALVHLMRNAFDHGLESAEERKGAGKPEKGRIMVSFEIEQNWLKITVSDDGRGIDWDQVDKRVRERGIVVDRLEEALFVPGFSTKEEADSLSGRGFGLDIVKQQIENLRGYVELFSRPGEGTRVSIYLPLGTALNRVILVRSGESLWAVPLYALREVRKLVPSMLSQIGEERIFNLHGESVEVLVADTRILESTSFYLLIMSGKPPWGLAVSEVVGQQEASLKPFSESLRTLGPFLGLALLAGGGVAFVLDHRSFRALKKFLGQVER; from the coding sequence ATGGAAGAGTTTCTTAAAGAATATCTAGCCGAGGCCTCTCAGTACATACAGGAACTTGAGCATCTCTTTCTGGAACTGGATAAAAATCCTGTGGAAACGGAGATCCAGAGGGAGGCCCTGCGGGCAGCCCATAACCTCAAGGGTATCTCTGCCTATATGGGCTATGAAACCATAGCCAGTCTGGCTCATGACATGGAAAGTGTCCTGGAAAAAGAGGGGATTTCGGCCCGGGATAGGGAGGAGTTATTTGTTAAGCTGGATCAGGTAAAGGCCCTCCTCAGGAGACTACACGAGGAGGGTTCCCTTCCCGAACCTTCAAACGCAATGCCGGAGGAGCGAATAGATCGCCTGAAAGCATCGCTGGAGGAATTGCGGAAGGAAGACGAGGATCTTTATCAGGCCTTTATGGAGCTAGCGGAAGAAAAGGTTAACCTTCTTTCGGCCATGCTGTCTGAGGAAGACCCTGAACCCTCCAGGGTCCCCGCCATCCTAGAGCATATTGAAAGAATAAAAAATTCCGCGCGATACCTCAATCTGGAGGAGATGGTTTCTTTTCTGGAGGAGTTCGAGAAGGAGCTGTCGGCCATCGGTGAGGGGCGGGAGGCTCGATGGAGACCTTACTGGGAGGCTCTTTCCGCTCTTTTCCCCCGGGGGGGGTCTTCCCCGGAGCTGGAGGAATTCCTGAGCGAACTTTCTCAGGAAATAGAGGTGCTTTCTTCTCGGGAGAAAGAAGCCGGTCCAGGTGAGGAGACCGTTTCGGGGCCCTCGGAGGTTGAAGAGGAGTCCGCAAAGAAAGAGTTGGTTGTTTCCGAAGGAATACCTCAACCTCGTCCGGATACGCTTCCGCGGAGAGAGAAGGTGGAGGAGGGACTTCCGGAGATTTCTCTGCGGGTGGACGCGGATCGTATGGAGCGACTGTCTTCCATGGTTGGGGAACTGCGTGCGCTCGGCTATCGTTTGCAGGATATAGCCTCGGGGCTCAGGGGGTATCTTCCCCGCGAATGGCGCGTCAAACTCGAGGAGGCTCTTCTTCACCTTTCCGTTCTAACCCGTACCATGGACGAAGAGATCCAGGGTATTCGTCTGGTCCCCGTGGGTACTCTGGCCGTGAGAGTGGAACGACTCTTTCGGGATCTGGTCAGGGCCACCGGTAAGGAGGCGGAACTTATTTTCGAGGGGCATGATATCAGGGTTGATCGGATTTTACTTCAGGAGATCTGGCCGGCTCTGGTTCATCTGATGCGCAATGCCTTTGATCACGGACTGGAATCTGCTGAGGAGCGGAAGGGGGCCGGAAAGCCCGAAAAGGGTCGCATAATGGTTAGCTTTGAGATCGAGCAGAACTGGCTGAAGATTACCGTTTCGGATGACGGACGGGGTATTGACTGGGATCAGGTGGATAAGAGGGTGCGGGAGCGAGGGATTGTGGTGGATCGCCTGGAGGAGGCGCTATTTGTTCCGGGATTCAGTACGAAGGAGGAGGCCGATTCTCTTTCCGGACGCGGTTTTGGACTGGATATAGTGAAACAACAGATAGAAAACCTGCGAGGATATGTGGAACTTTTCTCTCGACCCGGAGAGGGAACGCGCGTATCCATTTATCTTCCTCTGGGGACGGCTCTCAATCGGGTTATCCTGGTAAGGTCGGGAGAAAGTCTCTGGGCCGTGCCCCTTTACGCCCTGCGAGAGGTTCGCAAACTTGTCCCTTCGATGCTCTCACAAATAGGGGAGGAGCGGATTTTTAATCTTCATGGAGAATCGGTGGAGGTCCTGGTTGCGGATACGAGAATTTTAGAGAGTACTTCTTTCTATCTGCTTATCATGAGCGGCAAACCTCCCTGGGGGCTGGCTGTTTCGGAAGTGGTGGGACAGCAGGAAGCCTCCCTAAAACCCTTTTCCGAGTCTTTACGGACCCTGGGGCCTTTTCTTGGACTGGCACTTCTTGCCGGGGGAGGGGTGGCCTTCGTCCTGGACCACCGGAGCTTCCGGGCCCTTAAAAAGTTTTTGGGACAAGTGGAACGATAA